From Pseudarthrobacter equi, a single genomic window includes:
- a CDS encoding RrF2 family transcriptional regulator — MKINAFADVSLRALMVLAAVPGGQLLTTQNIADSVGTPYNHVSKAMARLRTMGLIDVERGRTGGSRLSSAGRTATVGQILRELDTRTDPADCMAATGNCPLINECKLRAALARAREAFYRELDPVVIADLPGSRQMAPVFEMIGLRPGLLGPLRPSVQPGP; from the coding sequence ATGAAAATCAACGCGTTTGCCGACGTCAGCCTGCGGGCACTGATGGTGCTGGCGGCCGTTCCGGGCGGCCAGCTCCTGACCACGCAGAACATCGCGGACTCCGTGGGGACGCCGTACAACCACGTCAGCAAGGCCATGGCCAGGCTCCGCACCATGGGGCTGATCGACGTGGAGCGGGGCCGCACCGGTGGTTCCCGGCTGAGCAGTGCCGGCAGGACGGCCACCGTGGGACAGATCCTGCGCGAGCTCGATACCCGCACGGACCCGGCCGACTGCATGGCCGCCACGGGCAATTGCCCCTTGATCAATGAATGCAAGCTGCGCGCAGCCCTGGCCCGGGCACGCGAGGCGTTCTACCGTGAGCTTGATCCGGTAGTCATTGCCGATCTTCCGGGGTCCCGCCAAATGGCGCCGGTTTTCGAGATGATTGGCCTCCGCCCGGGACTGCTGGGACCGCTCCGTCCCAGCGTGCAGCCGGGGCCGTAG
- a CDS encoding phosphomannomutase/phosphoglucomutase: MTSEQTTTFDLSASFKAYDVRGIVGESITAEIVEAVGAAFVDVLQLEGQTILVGGDMRPSSPEFSKAFADGAATRGANVELLDLISTDELYFACGLLNRAGATFTASHNPAGYNGIKMSKAGAVPISSETGLKDVQSLAEHYLSTGTIPAAGQRGQIGVRDVLKEYSEYLRKLVDLSGSRRLKVVVDAGNGMAGLTTPAVLGDALLPKLPFDIIPLYFELDGSFPNHPANPLEPENLRDLQAAVIEHGADIGLAFDGDADRCFVVDEKGEPVSPSAVTGMVARREIARAKAQGEATPTIIHNLLTSRAVAELVEHDGGRAVRTRVGHSFIKAVMAEEGAVFGGEHSAHFYFRDFWNADTGMLAAMHVLAALGEQDGPLSELGREYEPYVSSGEINSEVEDKPAAVERVRADFAGEDITIDTLDGSTFTANDGSYWFNLRPSNTEPFLRLNAEATDRATMERVRDRVLALVRA, translated from the coding sequence GTGACTAGCGAACAGACAACGACTTTTGACCTTTCGGCATCCTTCAAGGCCTACGACGTCCGTGGCATTGTGGGCGAATCGATCACCGCCGAAATCGTCGAAGCCGTGGGGGCCGCTTTCGTGGACGTCCTGCAGCTCGAAGGCCAGACCATCCTGGTGGGCGGCGACATGCGCCCCTCCTCGCCCGAGTTCAGCAAAGCCTTCGCCGACGGTGCTGCCACCCGCGGCGCCAACGTGGAACTGCTGGACCTGATTTCCACTGATGAGCTCTACTTCGCCTGCGGCCTCCTCAACCGGGCCGGGGCCACCTTCACCGCAAGCCACAACCCCGCCGGCTACAACGGCATCAAGATGTCCAAGGCCGGCGCTGTCCCCATCTCCTCCGAAACCGGCCTGAAGGACGTCCAGTCCCTGGCCGAGCACTACCTCAGCACGGGGACCATCCCGGCAGCCGGCCAGCGCGGCCAGATCGGTGTGCGCGACGTCCTGAAGGAGTACTCCGAGTACCTCCGCAAGCTGGTGGACCTCTCGGGATCCCGCCGCCTGAAGGTTGTGGTGGACGCCGGAAACGGCATGGCCGGGCTGACCACGCCCGCCGTTCTGGGTGACGCCCTGCTGCCCAAGCTGCCGTTCGACATCATCCCGCTGTACTTCGAACTGGACGGTTCCTTCCCGAACCACCCCGCCAACCCGCTGGAACCGGAAAACCTCCGGGACCTGCAGGCCGCTGTCATCGAACACGGCGCGGACATCGGGCTGGCCTTCGACGGCGACGCCGACCGCTGCTTCGTGGTGGACGAGAAGGGCGAGCCCGTCTCGCCGTCGGCCGTTACCGGCATGGTCGCCCGGCGCGAAATTGCCCGTGCGAAGGCCCAGGGCGAAGCCACCCCCACGATCATCCACAACCTCCTCACCTCCCGCGCGGTGGCCGAGCTGGTGGAGCACGACGGCGGTCGGGCCGTCCGTACGCGCGTGGGCCACTCCTTCATCAAGGCAGTCATGGCCGAGGAAGGCGCGGTGTTCGGCGGCGAGCACTCGGCACACTTCTACTTCCGCGACTTCTGGAACGCGGACACCGGCATGCTGGCGGCCATGCACGTCCTGGCCGCGCTGGGTGAGCAGGACGGCCCGCTGTCCGAGCTCGGCCGCGAGTACGAGCCCTACGTCAGCTCCGGGGAGATCAACTCCGAGGTGGAGGATAAGCCGGCCGCCGTCGAGCGCGTGCGTGCAGACTTCGCCGGCGAGGACATCACCATCGACACCCTTGACGGCAGCACCTTCACGGCCAACGACGGCAGCTACTGGTTCAACCTGCGCCCGTCCAACACAGAACCTTTCCTGCGGCTCAACGCCGAAGCGACAGACCGGGCCACGATGGAACGGGTCCGGGACCGGGTCCTGGCCCTCGTGCGGGCCTAA
- a CDS encoding RecQ family ATP-dependent DNA helicase produces MVENRNATLSQTDTDSDADFGAAASFAQPSPPGGSGTGTHSQALAVLRELVGNPGADFHDGQYEAIEALVDGGRRALVVQRTGWGKSAVYFVASLLLRRRGAGPTLIVSPLLALMRDQVAAAARAGVRAVAINSANQLEWDTVREQLAADQVDVLLVSPERLTNPSFRENQLPELIRRTGLLVIDEAHCISDWGHDFRPDYRRIADLIEQLPDSVPVLATTATANSRVVHDIEEQLGAGVLTIRGALGRDSLRLGVLALPDARQRLGWLLTHLSDLPGSGIIYTLTVSAAEDTARLLAEAGHEVLSYTGRTDPADRERAEQLLKDNQVKALVATSALGMGFDKPDLGFVVHLGAPSSPVAYYQQVGRAGRGAANADVLLLPGSEDRDIWQYFATASMPSEEKAAAVLTALADAGSAVSTVALEARVDLRRTPLELLLKVLSVDGAVERVGGGWRSTGRPWVYDAERYQRIAEARVDEQDSMIIYQDTAGCRMEYITSVLDDETAHACGRCDNCAGQWFPADVAADATNAAGQTLSRAGGVLEPRLQWPSGMDRLGVPVKGKIKPPEALSEGRVLARLTDLGWGGALRTIFAAGAEDRPVDPAMLQACVQVLREWGTGDSRTAGWSGGGRPAAIVSMPSRSKPQLVESLARGISDIGRIPYLGALQLAHGGPTGSRGGNSAYRLAGVWDRVVVGPELEAALGSIQGQSVMLIDDLADSRWTLTVAGRALRQAGAGAVLPLVLAQAG; encoded by the coding sequence ATGGTTGAAAACCGGAACGCCACCCTTTCCCAGACCGATACTGATTCTGACGCTGATTTTGGGGCTGCCGCTTCCTTTGCGCAGCCGTCCCCTCCGGGCGGTTCCGGCACCGGCACCCACAGCCAGGCGCTGGCTGTGCTGCGTGAGCTGGTGGGAAACCCGGGGGCAGATTTCCACGACGGCCAGTACGAGGCCATTGAGGCATTGGTCGACGGCGGCCGGCGGGCTTTGGTGGTCCAGCGCACCGGGTGGGGCAAGTCGGCTGTCTACTTCGTGGCGTCCCTCCTGCTGCGCCGCCGCGGGGCCGGCCCCACCCTGATCGTGTCGCCGTTGCTGGCGCTCATGCGTGACCAGGTGGCCGCTGCCGCCAGGGCCGGTGTCCGGGCCGTCGCCATCAACTCGGCAAACCAGCTGGAGTGGGACACCGTCCGCGAACAGCTTGCGGCGGACCAGGTTGACGTTCTCCTGGTCTCGCCGGAACGTTTGACCAACCCCTCTTTCCGGGAAAACCAGCTGCCGGAACTGATCCGGCGCACCGGACTGCTGGTCATCGATGAAGCGCACTGCATCTCGGACTGGGGCCACGACTTCCGTCCTGATTACCGCCGGATCGCAGACCTCATCGAGCAGTTGCCGGACTCGGTGCCGGTTCTGGCCACCACGGCCACCGCCAACTCCCGCGTGGTCCACGACATCGAAGAGCAACTGGGTGCCGGCGTCCTGACCATCCGCGGGGCCCTCGGCCGCGATTCGCTGCGGCTCGGCGTCCTGGCGCTCCCTGACGCCCGCCAGCGCCTCGGGTGGCTGCTGACCCACCTGTCGGACCTGCCCGGCAGCGGCATCATCTACACCCTGACCGTTTCCGCCGCCGAGGACACCGCCCGGCTCCTGGCGGAGGCGGGCCACGAAGTGCTGTCCTACACCGGCCGCACCGACCCCGCAGACCGGGAGCGCGCCGAGCAGCTGCTCAAGGACAACCAGGTCAAGGCCCTGGTGGCCACGTCCGCTCTGGGCATGGGCTTCGACAAGCCGGACCTCGGGTTCGTGGTCCACCTCGGGGCGCCGTCGTCGCCGGTTGCCTACTACCAGCAGGTGGGCCGTGCAGGGCGTGGAGCCGCCAACGCCGATGTCCTGCTCTTGCCGGGCTCCGAGGACCGCGACATCTGGCAGTACTTCGCCACCGCGTCCATGCCGTCGGAGGAGAAAGCTGCCGCTGTCCTGACGGCGCTCGCCGACGCGGGAAGTGCCGTGTCCACCGTGGCGCTGGAGGCACGGGTGGACCTGCGCCGGACCCCGCTTGAGTTGCTGCTCAAGGTCCTCTCGGTGGATGGGGCCGTGGAAAGGGTAGGCGGTGGCTGGCGTTCCACCGGGCGGCCGTGGGTCTATGACGCGGAGCGGTACCAGCGCATTGCCGAGGCCCGGGTGGATGAACAGGACTCCATGATCATCTACCAGGACACTGCCGGGTGCCGGATGGAATACATCACGTCCGTCCTTGATGATGAGACCGCCCACGCCTGTGGCCGGTGCGACAACTGCGCCGGGCAGTGGTTCCCCGCCGACGTCGCAGCTGATGCCACGAACGCGGCCGGGCAGACGCTCAGCAGGGCCGGCGGCGTCCTTGAGCCGCGGCTGCAGTGGCCCAGCGGGATGGACCGGCTGGGCGTTCCGGTCAAGGGAAAGATCAAGCCGCCGGAGGCGCTGTCAGAGGGCCGCGTCCTGGCCAGGCTGACCGACCTTGGCTGGGGCGGTGCCCTGCGGACCATCTTCGCCGCCGGCGCGGAAGACCGTCCGGTGGACCCTGCCATGCTGCAGGCCTGCGTCCAGGTCCTGCGGGAGTGGGGAACAGGTGACTCCCGGACGGCGGGCTGGAGCGGTGGAGGCCGGCCTGCGGCGATCGTGAGCATGCCGTCGCGCAGCAAACCGCAGCTGGTGGAATCCCTCGCCCGCGGGATTTCGGACATTGGCCGCATCCCCTATCTCGGCGCCCTGCAGTTGGCCCACGGCGGCCCCACAGGAAGCCGCGGCGGCAACAGCGCCTACCGGTTGGCCGGGGTCTGGGACCGGGTGGTGGTTGGCCCCGAGCTCGAAGCGGCGTTGGGTTCCATCCAGGGGCAGAGCGTGATGCTGATCGACGACCTGGCGGACAGCCGGTGGACCCTTACGGTCGCGGGGCGCGCCCTTCGGCAGGCCGGGGCCGGGGCTGTGCTTCCGCTGGTTCTGGCGCAGGCCGGCTGA
- a CDS encoding MFS transporter, translating to MAVRDRAHAQGDAAKAWSPRLALLVAATFFMEFLDGTILTTAIPNISADFSVPAADVNITMTAYLLTVAIGIPISGWLAERFGARRIFCLAVAIFTVASLACALSQDLTTLTLSRVAQGAGGAMMVPVGTLVVLRGTPKSELLRATAFLVWPGLLAPVLAPLVGGALTTYLSWHWIFLINLPLGLAAFLAALRLVPTSAGDKGRRLDWPGLFLTTLGVGALVVGLELASSHPDGPWAGISAAAGAASLLAAVLWMRRASNPLFNLDVFRTRTFRAMATGGFVYRLTISSVPFLLPLMFQAGFGWTPIHAGIMVAAVFIGNIGIKPATTPLIRRFGFKAMLVFASLASAATFALCALLTPETPQVLTFALLVCSGAFRSIGFSSYASVQYADIVPAQLTSANTVSATLVQLATGAGIAVAALLIRIFDGLGSFPQDDAGPYRGAFLAMAVLMLASTVDSVLLPRHAGAAVSRPAPEPAEAQPRPRPAEGRAPRP from the coding sequence ATGGCAGTAAGAGATCGGGCCCACGCGCAGGGGGACGCCGCGAAGGCATGGAGCCCGCGGCTGGCCCTCCTGGTGGCAGCAACCTTCTTCATGGAGTTCCTCGACGGGACCATCCTCACCACTGCCATCCCCAATATCTCAGCCGACTTCAGTGTTCCCGCGGCAGACGTCAACATCACCATGACGGCCTACCTGCTCACCGTCGCCATCGGTATTCCCATCAGCGGCTGGCTGGCCGAACGCTTTGGGGCGCGAAGGATCTTCTGCCTGGCCGTTGCCATCTTCACCGTTGCTTCACTGGCCTGTGCCCTCAGCCAGGACCTCACCACACTGACGCTGAGCCGCGTCGCCCAGGGTGCCGGGGGCGCCATGATGGTTCCGGTGGGCACGCTGGTGGTGCTGCGCGGCACGCCTAAATCGGAGCTTTTACGGGCCACGGCGTTCCTCGTCTGGCCCGGCCTGCTGGCGCCGGTCCTCGCACCCCTGGTGGGCGGTGCACTCACCACGTACCTGTCCTGGCACTGGATCTTCCTGATCAACCTCCCGCTGGGGCTGGCGGCCTTCCTTGCGGCCCTGCGCCTGGTCCCAACGTCTGCTGGCGATAAAGGCCGGCGGCTGGACTGGCCCGGGCTGTTCCTCACCACGCTGGGTGTCGGCGCCCTGGTGGTTGGCCTTGAACTGGCAAGCTCCCACCCGGACGGCCCCTGGGCGGGCATCAGTGCAGCAGCAGGTGCAGCCTCCCTGCTCGCGGCCGTGCTCTGGATGCGCCGTGCCAGCAACCCCCTGTTCAACCTGGACGTGTTCCGGACCCGCACGTTCCGCGCGATGGCCACCGGCGGATTCGTTTACCGGCTGACCATCAGCTCGGTTCCCTTCCTGCTGCCCCTGATGTTCCAGGCCGGTTTCGGGTGGACCCCCATCCACGCAGGCATCATGGTGGCCGCCGTCTTCATCGGCAACATCGGTATCAAACCGGCCACCACTCCCCTGATCCGCCGCTTCGGGTTCAAGGCCATGCTGGTGTTCGCGTCCCTCGCGTCAGCAGCCACTTTTGCGCTGTGCGCGCTGCTGACCCCGGAGACTCCGCAGGTGCTGACGTTTGCCCTGCTGGTCTGCAGCGGGGCGTTCCGCTCCATCGGGTTCTCGTCCTACGCGTCGGTGCAGTACGCCGATATCGTCCCCGCGCAGTTGACGTCGGCCAACACCGTTTCGGCAACGCTGGTGCAGCTCGCCACGGGTGCCGGGATCGCAGTAGCTGCCTTGCTGATCCGCATCTTCGACGGACTTGGCTCATTTCCCCAGGATGACGCAGGTCCGTACCGCGGAGCCTTTCTGGCCATGGCAGTCCTGATGCTGGCCAGCACCGTGGACAGTGTCCTGCTCCCGCGGCATGCGGGAGCAGCGGTCAGCCGGCCTGCGCCAGAACCAGCGGAAGCACAGCCCCGGCCCCGGCCTGCCGAAGGGCGCGCCCCGCGACCGTAA
- a CDS encoding GNAT family N-acetyltransferase, with the protein MPPAVSVRRAVATDVERLADVHIRCWQETYRGMLSDAFLATADREGRLALWRHLLDRPDPAEAWVACDGDTVVGFAGVRSVPATDSPEGHPPPESGPLELWGLYLLASHQGLGLGRQLLGAALGTQAASLWVAAGNSRAVGFYRRFGFKPDGVADTLADWEDLPEIRMVRPVQPAA; encoded by the coding sequence GTGCCGCCTGCTGTCTCGGTCCGCAGGGCTGTTGCCACGGATGTGGAGCGGCTTGCAGACGTGCACATCCGGTGCTGGCAGGAAACCTACCGCGGGATGCTGTCCGACGCGTTCCTGGCGACGGCTGACCGGGAGGGCCGGCTGGCGCTGTGGCGGCACCTGCTGGACCGGCCGGACCCGGCCGAAGCGTGGGTGGCGTGCGACGGCGACACGGTGGTGGGCTTCGCCGGTGTCCGATCAGTTCCCGCTACGGATTCCCCGGAAGGACACCCGCCGCCAGAGTCCGGCCCCCTGGAACTGTGGGGGCTGTACCTGCTGGCATCCCACCAAGGGCTGGGCCTTGGCCGGCAGCTGCTCGGCGCTGCCCTGGGCACCCAGGCTGCGAGCCTGTGGGTGGCCGCTGGCAACAGCCGGGCCGTCGGCTTCTACCGTCGGTTCGGCTTCAAACCGGACGGCGTGGCCGACACTTTGGCGGACTGGGAGGACCTGCCCGAGATCAGGATGGTGCGCCCGGTCCAGCCCGCTGCCTAG
- a CDS encoding prolyl oligopeptidase family serine peptidase produces the protein MTTTAADSASGHGNTPTDGRPAGTGPGGLGGLAPEPTDENVWLEEIYGEEPLAWVKEQNSRTEDLLEDADYAELEGSILEVLDSTDRIAMVGKRGDWYYNFWKDRDNPKGLWRRTTWESYCTDSPEWDVLLDVDALAAAEGEEWVFHGATFLRPAVGEPYRHALLALSPDGGDANRYREFDVESRTFIDPAAGGFDLPTAKGNVSWLDADTLLVSSTADGLPRTASSYARTGVTLNRGETLAGAPRLFEVPEQHMMAVVAHDSTPGFERTFAVDYIDFFNRTNLVLRDGSWVAIDVPTDVNVSAHREWLLFRPQRDWALDGTTYPAGALLAANFEDYLAGARDLVVLFTPDAHTSLQSWSWTRNFLLLNLLRDVSSEIRVLDPSRPADAADGSFGDGSAWASTLLDACPPLHDVNAYAVDDEDEAAADGGAGDDFWLIATGFTTPSTLMRGTLERGRDDAGTHGVVSRHTEVKSSPSFFSDAEYEVQQHFAVSDYGTRVPYFQVSSHNLPLDGQNPTQLSGYGGFEVSRTPAYSGTVGRAWLERRTTGLPVDCGEAPHSRGGVYVVANIRGGGEYGPAWHRAALQENRHKAYEDFAAVARDLISRGVTSRERLGCVGGSNGGLLVGNMLTRYPDLFRAVSCGVPLLDMRRYTKLSAGHSWIAEYGDPDVAEQWEYIRTFSPYHLLKDGIEYPETFIWTATSDDRVGPVQARKMAARMLAMGIPNVWFHEALEGGHAGASDNRQAAALQARSQHFLWKALAGGTS, from the coding sequence ATGACCACCACTGCAGCTGATTCAGCGTCCGGCCACGGCAACACCCCCACGGACGGCAGGCCTGCGGGCACCGGCCCCGGCGGCCTTGGCGGCCTCGCACCGGAGCCAACCGACGAAAATGTGTGGCTCGAGGAGATCTACGGCGAAGAGCCGCTCGCCTGGGTCAAGGAGCAGAACTCACGCACGGAAGACCTCCTGGAGGACGCCGACTACGCCGAGCTCGAGGGCAGCATCCTGGAGGTGCTGGACTCCACCGACAGGATCGCCATGGTAGGCAAGCGCGGCGACTGGTACTACAACTTCTGGAAGGACCGGGACAACCCCAAGGGCCTGTGGCGCCGCACCACCTGGGAAAGCTACTGCACGGATTCCCCCGAGTGGGACGTCCTGCTGGACGTGGACGCCCTGGCAGCCGCCGAGGGCGAGGAGTGGGTGTTCCACGGCGCCACGTTCCTCCGGCCGGCCGTGGGCGAGCCTTACCGGCACGCGCTGCTGGCGCTCTCCCCCGACGGCGGCGACGCGAACCGGTACCGGGAGTTCGACGTCGAATCCCGCACGTTTATTGACCCGGCGGCGGGCGGTTTTGACCTGCCGACGGCGAAGGGCAACGTGTCCTGGCTGGACGCGGACACCCTCCTGGTCTCCTCCACGGCGGACGGGCTGCCCAGGACGGCGTCCTCCTACGCCCGGACCGGTGTCACCCTGAACCGCGGCGAAACCCTGGCCGGCGCACCCCGGCTGTTCGAGGTTCCCGAACAGCACATGATGGCCGTGGTGGCGCACGACTCCACCCCCGGTTTCGAACGCACCTTCGCCGTGGACTACATCGACTTCTTCAACCGGACAAACCTGGTGCTGCGCGACGGTTCATGGGTGGCCATCGACGTTCCCACCGACGTCAACGTCAGCGCACACCGCGAATGGCTGCTGTTCCGCCCGCAGCGGGACTGGGCGCTGGATGGCACCACCTATCCGGCCGGCGCCCTGCTGGCCGCCAATTTCGAGGACTATCTGGCCGGAGCACGCGACCTCGTGGTGCTGTTCACGCCGGACGCCCACACGTCCCTGCAGTCGTGGAGCTGGACGCGGAACTTCCTGCTCCTCAACCTTCTGAGGGACGTGTCCTCGGAAATCCGGGTGCTGGACCCGTCCCGCCCGGCCGATGCCGCCGACGGGTCCTTCGGGGACGGCTCCGCCTGGGCCTCCACGCTCCTGGACGCCTGCCCGCCGCTGCATGACGTCAACGCCTATGCCGTGGACGATGAGGATGAAGCAGCGGCCGACGGCGGTGCGGGCGACGACTTCTGGCTGATCGCCACCGGATTCACCACGCCCAGCACGCTGATGCGCGGCACGCTGGAACGTGGCCGAGACGATGCCGGGACGCACGGCGTGGTGAGCCGGCACACGGAGGTGAAGTCCTCGCCGTCGTTCTTCTCCGACGCCGAGTACGAGGTCCAGCAGCACTTCGCGGTCTCCGACTACGGCACCCGGGTTCCGTACTTCCAGGTCTCCTCCCACAACCTGCCCCTCGACGGCCAGAACCCCACCCAGCTCTCCGGCTACGGCGGCTTCGAGGTCTCCCGGACGCCCGCCTACAGCGGAACGGTGGGGCGGGCCTGGCTGGAGCGGCGGACCACCGGCCTGCCGGTCGACTGCGGGGAGGCACCGCACTCGCGCGGTGGCGTCTACGTGGTGGCGAACATCCGCGGCGGCGGCGAATACGGGCCGGCGTGGCACCGCGCCGCCCTGCAGGAAAACCGGCACAAAGCCTACGAGGACTTCGCCGCGGTGGCGCGGGACCTGATTTCCCGCGGCGTCACCTCCCGCGAGCGCCTGGGCTGCGTGGGCGGCTCGAACGGCGGGCTGCTGGTGGGCAACATGCTGACCCGCTACCCCGACCTGTTCCGGGCCGTGTCCTGTGGCGTGCCGCTGCTGGACATGCGCCGGTACACCAAGCTGTCCGCCGGGCACTCCTGGATCGCCGAATACGGGGACCCGGACGTGGCGGAGCAGTGGGAGTACATCCGGACGTTCTCCCCGTACCACCTGCTCAAGGACGGCATCGAATACCCGGAAACGTTCATCTGGACGGCCACCTCGGACGACCGCGTGGGCCCCGTGCAGGCACGGAAGATGGCTGCCCGCATGCTCGCCATGGGCATACCCAACGTCTGGTTCCACGAAGCACTGGAGGGCGGCCACGCGGGGGCATCGGACAACCGGCAGGCGGCAGCCTTGCAGGCTCGCAGCCAGCACTTCCTGTGGAAGGCGCTGGCGGGCGGAACGTCGTGA